In one Solanum lycopersicum chromosome 11, SLM_r2.1 genomic region, the following are encoded:
- the LOC101256741 gene encoding probable CCR4-associated factor 1 homolog 7 gives MSVLPKIDSIKIREVWSDNLEKEFALIRQIVDDYPYIAMDTEFPGVVLRPVGNFKHINEYNYQTLKDNVDMLNLIQLGLTFSDENGNLPTCESEYYYVWQFNFREFDTKANIFANDSIELLIQSGIDFKKNNEMGIDAKQFGELLMSSGIVLNDMVHWVTFHSGYDFGYLLKLLTCRTLPETQSGFFDLLNMYFPLVYDIKHLMKFCNSLHGGLNKLAELLEIERVGICHQAGSDSLLTSCAFKKLKDNFFNGSTEKYAGVLYGLGVEYGSDNK, from the coding sequence ATGTCTGTGTTACCAAAAATTGATTCTATCAAAATTAGAGAGGTATGGAGCGATAATCTTGAGAAGGAATTTGCTTTGATCCGTCAAATTGTGGATGACTATCCTTACATTGCCATGGACACCGAGTTTCCAGGGGTGGTGCTTCGTCCTGTTGGCAATTTCAAGCATATTAATGAGTATAATTATCAGACCTTGAAGGACAATGTTGATATGTTGAACTTGATTCAGTTAGGTCTCACATTTTCCGATGAAAATGGCAATCTACCTACTTGTGAGAGTGAGTACTACTACGTTTGGCAATTCAACTTTCGTGAGTTCGATACAAAAGCAAATATTTTTGCAAATGATTCAATCGAATTGCTGATTCAGTCTGGGATTGATTTCAAGAAGAACAATGAAATGGGTATTGATGCAAAACAGTTTGGTGAACTCTTAATGTCTTCTGGAATCGTTTTGAATGACATGGTTCATTGGGTGACATTTCACAGTGGGTATGATTTTGGGTATTTGCTCAAATTATTAACTTGTAGGACCTTACCGGAAACACAATCAGGGTTCTTTGATTTGCTAAACATGTACTTTCCGCTGGTTTATGACATCAAACACCTGATGAAGTTCTGTAACAGCCTTCATGGTGGCTTGAACAAGTTGGCGGAACTACTGGAAATTGAAAGGGTCGGTATTTGTCATCAAGCAGGTTCAGATAGCTTACTTACCTCGTGTGCGTTCAAGAAGTTAAAAGATAACTTCTTTAATGGGTCTACAGAGAAGTATGCAGGTGTCCTGTATGGTCTTGGTGTTGAGTATGGATCTGATAATAAATAG